TCCGAGCGAGCGGCCGAATCGCACGCGATGTGATCGGCGAACTGCGAAACGTCGTCGACGACGAGGATCTCGCGACGCAAGAACGCCGCGCCGCAGACGCCCCTTCCTTTCGGTAGACGCGCGCAAGCGGGTCGCCCCTGGAACGGACCGAGCACCAACTCGCCCTCGGGGTCTGCGTAGTAGAAGCCGGCCCAGCTGACGTCGGGTATCTCGCCGTAGACCAGAGCGGCGAAGTTTGCGGCGTTGGCGATGGGATCGCTCTCGTCGCTCAGCAAGCCTCTGACTTGTTCCTCGAGCAGCCTGTAGTCCGTCACGACTCAAACGATTTCGCAGGAGCTGGGCGACAGCCTTGCGGGGCGAACCGACCCGCCTCGCCGTACGGCGGGGGTGGCGTCTCGAGCCCCCGAATCAGTGCTCGGTTACCCTCGCTGCAGAAAAAGGAAACGCAACCATGAGCCTTCCCCGTTTTGCACTTGCCGCTGCGGCTTTGCTGTCGGTATCCGCGATCGCGTGCGTATCGGCAGACACCCCGGCGACGCTCGACGTTACCATGAATGCGCAAAGCGGGTCCGGCGAAGACGGTACCGCGACGATCACACAGACCAGCAACGGCGTCCAGATCGTGATCTCGCTCCAGAACGCGACGTCGACGCCCGAACCAGCGCACGTCCATTTCGGCGTGTGCTCCGACCTAGGCGGCGTCCAACATCCGCTCGCGAACGTCGTCAACGGGTCATCGACGACCACTCTTCCAGGCGTCACGATTTCCGATCTGCTCTCCCGTCCGCTGGCAATCAACGTGCACAAGAGCGCCGACGATCTCGGAGCGTATGTCTCGTGCGGCGACATTCACGGATGACGACGCGAAGGTGGCCGCACGCGCGACGACGCGCTCGACTTTCGGCACGCGCGTCTTCGTCCAACGATCGTGGAGAAGAACGCGATACCAAATGAGACCGAGTGGCGCGATCAGCACCACAGCAAGAAGGCAT
The nucleotide sequence above comes from Candidatus Dormiibacterota bacterium. Encoded proteins:
- a CDS encoding GAF domain-containing protein; this translates as MTDYRLLEEQVRGLLSDESDPIANAANFAALVYGEIPDVSWAGFYYADPEGELVLGPFQGRPACARLPKGRGVCGAAFLRREILVVDDVSQFADHIACDSAARSEIVVPLVVDNSAYGVFDLDSALLRRFIPDDQRGIESLVKTFVSLTPRPKRNEKESLPFGKNPVRKTPR